One Tindallia magadiensis genomic region harbors:
- the gap gene encoding type I glyceraldehyde-3-phosphate dehydrogenase, whose translation MKTKVAINGFGRIGRLTFRQIFNRDDFEVVAINDLTQPDMLAYLLKYDSTQGGFHNHTVTHTDHSITVDDHEIEIYKEPDPSKLPWAKLGVDLVLECTGLFCSKDKSQAHINAGAKKVLISAPAGNDLPTIVYGVNHEILTAKDTIVSAASCTTNCLAPMAKALNDYRELRTGFMTTIHAYTGDQMILDGPHRKNDFRRARAAAVNIVPNSTGAAKAIGLVIPELDGKLMGSAQRVPVATGSITILDAVLKDSSETVTLEGIHEAMKNATDDSFGYTEERLVSSDIIGMTYGSLFDATQTLVARSGTGVFQVHVVSWYDNEMSYVHQLVRTMNHMGSL comes from the coding sequence ATGAAAACCAAAGTAGCTATTAACGGATTTGGAAGAATTGGTCGATTGACCTTTAGGCAAATTTTTAATAGGGATGATTTTGAAGTAGTTGCTATTAATGATCTGACTCAACCAGATATGCTGGCCTATTTATTAAAATACGACAGTACGCAGGGAGGCTTTCATAACCACACGGTTACTCACACGGATCATTCTATTACGGTAGATGATCATGAGATAGAGATCTATAAAGAACCAGACCCGTCAAAACTTCCCTGGGCAAAGTTGGGAGTTGATTTAGTACTAGAATGTACTGGCTTATTTTGTTCTAAAGACAAGTCGCAGGCACATATTAACGCAGGAGCCAAAAAAGTGTTGATCTCTGCCCCTGCTGGTAATGACCTTCCTACTATCGTTTATGGCGTTAATCACGAAATCCTTACTGCTAAGGATACCATTGTTTCTGCTGCATCCTGCACAACAAACTGTCTTGCACCAATGGCTAAGGCCTTAAATGATTACCGAGAACTGCGAACAGGTTTTATGACTACCATCCATGCTTACACAGGCGATCAGATGATCCTGGACGGTCCTCATAGAAAAAATGACTTTCGACGTGCAAGAGCTGCTGCTGTTAATATTGTTCCTAACAGTACTGGCGCTGCAAAAGCTATCGGTCTCGTTATTCCTGAATTAGATGGCAAGCTCATGGGATCAGCACAAAGAGTTCCTGTTGCAACAGGCTCCATCACTATTCTGGATGCTGTGTTAAAAGATTCATCAGAAACAGTTACTTTGGAAGGTATTCATGAAGCCATGAAAAACGCTACTGATGACAGTTTTGGCTATACAGAGGAGCGTCTGGTTTCCAGTGATATCATCGGTATGACTTACGGCTCCCTTTTTGACGCAACACAAACCCTTGTCGCACGAAGTGGCACCGGAGTTTTCCAGGTCCATGTTGTTTCTTGGTATGACAACGAAATGAGTTACGTTCATCAATTGGTTCGAACAATGAATCATATGGGAAGTTTATAG